The following coding sequences lie in one Euhalothece natronophila Z-M001 genomic window:
- the acsF gene encoding magnesium-protoporphyrin IX monomethyl ester (oxidative) cyclase: protein MVNTADKQDQQELRPGVKAPAKETLLTPRFYTTDFDKMAKMDISINEDELRAILEEFRADYNQKHFIRDEEFNQSWEHLDEETRRLFVEFLERSCTAEFSGFLLYKELGRRLKDSNPLLAECFTLMSRDEARHSGFLNKAMGDFNLSLDLGFLTKSRKYTFFKPKYVFYATYLSEKIGYWRYITIYRHLEEHPEYRIYPLFRFFKNWCQDENRHGDFFDAIMQAQPFVITGFISRLWCRFFLLAVFATMYLNDIQRSGFYEKLGLDTREYDQYVIKKTNETAGRVFPTILDVENPNFFNRLEICAKNNENLSRIDKTDAPKPVKFIRKLPYYIGNGWQFLNLYLQKAIDAQAQRGTVY, encoded by the coding sequence ATGGTTAATACAGCAGATAAACAAGATCAGCAGGAATTACGCCCAGGGGTGAAAGCCCCAGCCAAAGAAACCCTTTTAACCCCTCGTTTTTACACTACAGACTTTGACAAAATGGCAAAGATGGATATTTCCATCAATGAAGACGAATTACGCGCCATTTTAGAAGAATTTCGTGCCGACTATAATCAAAAACATTTCATCCGCGATGAAGAATTTAATCAGTCTTGGGAACATTTAGACGAAGAAACCCGCCGTCTCTTTGTGGAATTTCTGGAACGGTCTTGCACTGCTGAATTTTCTGGCTTTCTCCTCTATAAAGAATTGGGGAGACGGTTGAAAGACTCTAACCCTCTTTTAGCAGAGTGCTTTACCCTCATGTCACGGGATGAAGCCCGTCACTCTGGCTTTCTCAATAAAGCAATGGGCGATTTTAATCTCTCCTTAGATTTAGGGTTTCTCACCAAGAGTCGTAAATATACCTTTTTCAAACCCAAATATGTTTTTTACGCCACCTACCTATCGGAAAAAATTGGCTACTGGCGTTATATCACCATCTACCGTCATTTAGAAGAACATCCTGAATATCGGATTTATCCCTTATTCCGCTTCTTTAAGAACTGGTGTCAAGATGAAAACCGTCACGGTGACTTCTTTGATGCCATCATGCAAGCCCAGCCTTTTGTAATTACAGGGTTTATCTCACGGTTATGGTGTCGTTTCTTCTTACTGGCAGTTTTTGCCACCATGTATCTCAATGATATTCAACGCTCTGGATTTTATGAAAAATTAGGCTTGGATACCAGAGAGTATGATCAGTATGTCATCAAGAAAACCAACGAAACTGCAGGGCGAGTCTTCCCAACGATTTTAGATGTGGAAAACCCCAACTTCTTTAATCGTTTAGAAATTTGTGCGAAAAATAACGAAAACCTCAGTCGCATTGATAAAACTGATGCGCCAAAACCAGTTAAGTTCATTCGCAAACTTCCCTATTACATTGGTAATGGCTGGCAATTCCTGAATCTTTATCTGCAAAAAGCCATTGATGCCCAAGCCCAGCGCGGCACGGTTTATTAA
- the bchM gene encoding magnesium protoporphyrin IX methyltransferase yields MKTDDKKIVKDYFNAVGFERWRNIYGDGEVNTVQKNIREGHKQTIETVVNWLKTDENLSELTICDAGCGTGSLAIPLAKEGATVYASDISEKMVEEAKTQAQTALGENHNINFFVSDLEAISGKYHTVICLDVLIHYPDQDIQGMVKHLADCAESRFIISFAPKTFFLTFLKKVGEFFPGPSKTTRAYQHSEAEVIKILQDNGFEIKRQGMTSTKFYYSRILEGVRH; encoded by the coding sequence ATGAAAACTGACGATAAAAAAATTGTTAAAGACTATTTTAATGCCGTGGGCTTTGAACGTTGGCGCAATATTTATGGCGATGGCGAAGTGAACACGGTTCAAAAAAACATTCGGGAAGGACACAAACAAACCATTGAAACAGTTGTTAATTGGTTAAAAACTGATGAGAACTTATCTGAACTTACCATCTGTGATGCAGGCTGTGGTACAGGTAGCCTAGCAATTCCCTTAGCAAAAGAAGGCGCAACGGTTTATGCCAGTGATATCTCAGAAAAGATGGTAGAAGAGGCAAAAACCCAAGCCCAAACAGCATTAGGAGAAAATCATAATATTAACTTTTTTGTCAGTGATCTCGAAGCAATTAGTGGCAAATATCATACAGTGATTTGTTTAGATGTTTTAATTCATTACCCAGACCAAGATATTCAGGGGATGGTCAAGCATTTAGCCGATTGTGCCGAATCTCGTTTTATTATTAGTTTTGCCCCAAAAACCTTTTTCCTCACCTTCCTAAAGAAAGTTGGGGAATTTTTCCCTGGACCGAGTAAAACTACTCGCGCCTATCAACATTCTGAAGCAGAGGTCATTAAAATTTTGCAGGATAATGGCTTTGAAATTAAACGGCAGGGCATGACGAGTACCAAGTTTTATTATTCCCGTATTTTAGAAGGGGTTCGTCACTAA
- the nagA gene encoding N-acetylglucosamine-6-phosphate deacetylase, producing MAKTSFYITNARLPKTKDDQCYELLIENGKIKNIQVQKIDKTYEKPVIDFAKDWLSLGGADLQINGALGLPFPELTLANSEQLLEISKFLWQEGIDFFLPTIITSSPEKINTALATISQYIKNYQKQDVPYAKILGVHLEGPFLNPEKRGAHPKKYILPFTIDNLVSLIGKYSKHVRVLTCAPEISSEQRIISEIKLRYPQIKVSLGHSLATEEDAEQAFREGASMVTHAFNAMPSLHHREPGLLGSALTHSGVKCGFIADGEHISPKMLKLLLRMGEGSKRLFLVSDALAPLGLGDGVYPWDQREVTVRQGTARLEDGTLAGTTVSLLSAVANLVKWGICDVGSAIALATESPRDAITEEGLGVGQPVANLLRWHWNNSTQTLTWQRLINTESFKFPSNSKYEN from the coding sequence ATGGCTAAAACATCTTTTTATATCACAAATGCACGTCTGCCTAAAACTAAAGATGATCAGTGTTATGAACTATTGATCGAAAATGGCAAAATTAAAAACATTCAAGTTCAGAAAATTGATAAAACCTATGAAAAGCCCGTCATTGATTTTGCAAAAGACTGGCTCTCTTTAGGAGGCGCAGATTTACAAATTAATGGCGCATTGGGATTACCCTTCCCTGAACTTACTTTAGCAAATTCTGAGCAATTACTGGAAATCTCTAAATTTCTTTGGCAAGAAGGAATTGATTTCTTTTTACCAACAATTATCACTTCCTCTCCTGAAAAAATTAATACAGCTTTAGCCACAATCAGTCAATATATTAAAAACTATCAAAAGCAAGATGTTCCCTATGCAAAAATTTTAGGGGTGCATTTAGAAGGCCCTTTTTTAAATCCAGAAAAACGTGGCGCACATCCGAAAAAATATATTCTTCCTTTTACAATTGACAATTTAGTCAGCTTGATCGGAAAATATAGTAAGCATGTTAGAGTGCTAACTTGCGCTCCTGAAATAAGCTCTGAACAAAGAATAATTAGCGAAATTAAGCTACGCTATCCTCAGATTAAGGTTAGCCTTGGTCATTCTTTAGCCACAGAAGAGGACGCAGAACAGGCATTTCGGGAAGGGGCTTCTATGGTAACTCATGCTTTTAATGCCATGCCTTCACTCCATCATCGTGAACCAGGGTTATTGGGTTCAGCACTGACTCATTCTGGGGTTAAATGTGGCTTTATTGCGGATGGAGAACATATTTCACCAAAGATGTTAAAACTCTTGTTGCGAATGGGTGAGGGAAGTAAACGCTTATTTTTGGTTAGTGATGCCTTAGCGCCGTTGGGGTTAGGGGATGGGGTTTATCCTTGGGATCAGCGAGAAGTAACAGTCAGGCAAGGAACAGCCAGACTAGAAGATGGAACATTAGCTGGAACAACCGTTTCTCTTTTGTCTGCAGTGGCTAATCTGGTAAAGTGGGGGATATGTGATGTGGGGAGCGCGATCGCGCTTGCTACAGAAAGCCCCCGAGACGCGATCACAGAAGAGGGCTTAGGTGTAGGACAACCTGTTGCTAACTTATTACGTTGGCATTGGAATAATTCAACACAAACTCTCACATGGCAACGACTTATTAACACTGAATCATTCAAGTTTCCAAGTAATAGCAAATATGAAAACTGA
- the trmH gene encoding tRNA (guanosine(18)-2'-O)-methyltransferase TrmH yields the protein MGETKPVLPRRYHRLREVLNRRQKDLTVLLEDVHKPHNFSAIIRTCDAVGVFAAHGVYQHGDVPAFSETAKGSQKWVNIQTHSDLKTAVNDLKNQGFTLYATHLSENAIDYRTPDYTQPSCILFGAEKWGVSEEAVNLVDYNIYIPMFGMVESLNVSVAAAVILFEAQRQRLAAGYYEQSRLDPETYHRTLFRWAYPDLATAYDEAGKPYPDLEDDGQIKRN from the coding sequence ATGGGTGAAACAAAACCAGTGCTTCCTCGACGTTATCATCGCCTTCGTGAGGTTTTGAACCGACGACAGAAAGATTTAACCGTCTTATTAGAAGATGTCCATAAACCCCATAATTTTTCTGCAATTATCCGTACCTGTGATGCAGTGGGAGTATTTGCAGCCCATGGTGTTTATCAACATGGCGATGTTCCTGCATTTAGTGAAACTGCTAAAGGAAGTCAAAAATGGGTTAATATTCAGACTCATTCTGACTTAAAAACTGCTGTTAATGATCTGAAAAATCAAGGGTTTACTCTTTACGCCACCCATCTTTCTGAAAATGCCATTGACTATCGCACCCCTGATTATACTCAACCCAGTTGCATTCTTTTTGGGGCAGAAAAATGGGGAGTCAGTGAAGAAGCTGTCAACCTTGTTGATTACAATATTTATATTCCAATGTTTGGCATGGTGGAATCTTTAAATGTTTCGGTAGCAGCAGCAGTCATTCTATTTGAAGCGCAACGTCAGCGTCTGGCGGCTGGCTATTATGAACAGTCACGTCTTGATCCTGAAACTTATCATCGCACCTTATTTCGCTGGGCATATCCTGATTTAGCCACGGCTTATGATGAAGCTGGAAAGCCTTATCCTGATTTAGAAGATGATGGACAAATTAAAAGGAATTGA
- a CDS encoding NAD(P)H-hydrate dehydratase, translating to MNHYSTSSIEHFVVSARQMAAIEQRIFDLGMPVAALMEKVAGLITQRLIDLFKGVSKVGIIVGPGHNGGDAAVVARELHLKGYNVAIYRPLNKGKELTQAHLDYVKSLGVTITNHLGELESCEVIVDGLFGFGMTRSLDGELANAVKTINQWSIPVVSIDLPSGIHTDTGEVLGSAIAADYTFCLGLWKLAFFQDTALPYLGKPTLIDFGIPLADVEAVVKESTVVKRMSANLARSLLPLPRPLVTHKYKQGHLLIIAGSYQYAGSVILAGLGARKSGVGMVSIAAPASLKPMLVTHLPEALIIDCPETTEGAIAELPSVATQWEKYNAVAVGPGLTLDAQSLLSPILDAPIPLILDADGLNLLAQMNPEKTLKSRHQTTILTPHPGEFRRLFPNLDATDTITKVQTVAKASNSCILIKGARSAIAGNNQETWVIPESTPALARGGSGDVLTGLLSGLVAQSHPQKLSPTTITAIAATWHAQAGIMASQQQSELGVDAFTLTQYLTQFVMGNQFDT from the coding sequence ATGAATCACTATTCTACATCTTCTATTGAACATTTTGTGGTCAGCGCAAGGCAAATGGCAGCGATCGAGCAACGAATTTTTGATTTGGGAATGCCCGTGGCGGCGCTGATGGAAAAGGTAGCAGGGTTGATTACGCAACGCTTGATTGATTTATTTAAGGGGGTTTCTAAAGTTGGCATTATTGTCGGACCAGGACATAATGGGGGAGATGCAGCAGTGGTGGCGAGAGAGTTACACCTTAAAGGCTATAATGTCGCTATTTATCGCCCTCTGAATAAGGGAAAAGAATTAACCCAAGCCCACTTAGATTATGTCAAGAGTCTTGGAGTAACGATTACTAATCATCTTGGGGAGTTAGAAAGTTGTGAGGTGATTGTTGATGGCTTATTTGGCTTTGGGATGACGCGATCCTTAGATGGGGAACTTGCTAATGCAGTGAAAACCATTAACCAATGGTCAATTCCTGTGGTGAGTATTGATCTGCCTTCAGGGATTCATACCGATACAGGAGAAGTTTTAGGAAGCGCGATCGCGGCTGATTATACGTTCTGTTTAGGCTTATGGAAACTTGCCTTTTTTCAAGATACAGCCCTTCCCTATTTGGGAAAACCTACCTTAATTGATTTTGGGATTCCTTTGGCAGATGTGGAAGCGGTGGTTAAGGAATCTACTGTGGTAAAACGAATGAGTGCCAATTTAGCGCGATCGCTGTTACCTCTTCCTCGCCCATTAGTCACCCATAAATATAAACAAGGACATCTCCTCATTATTGCAGGCTCTTATCAATATGCAGGCAGTGTCATTCTAGCAGGATTAGGGGCAAGAAAAAGCGGTGTCGGAATGGTGAGTATTGCTGCCCCTGCATCCCTGAAACCCATGTTAGTTACCCATCTTCCTGAAGCCTTAATTATTGATTGTCCAGAAACTACAGAAGGCGCGATCGCGGAACTTCCCTCAGTGGCTACACAATGGGAAAAATATAACGCCGTCGCAGTTGGCCCAGGATTAACCTTAGACGCACAATCATTGCTATCCCCAATTTTAGACGCACCAATCCCTCTAATCCTTGATGCCGATGGATTAAACCTGTTGGCACAAATGAACCCTGAAAAGACCCTAAAATCCCGTCATCAAACCACGATTCTTACCCCTCACCCTGGAGAATTTCGACGCTTATTTCCCAATTTAGATGCTACAGATACCATAACGAAAGTACAAACGGTTGCCAAAGCAAGCAATAGTTGTATCCTGATAAAAGGAGCAAGAAGCGCGATCGCGGGAAACAATCAAGAAACTTGGGTTATTCCTGAAAGTACCCCTGCTTTAGCCAGAGGAGGAAGCGGAGATGTTCTAACTGGTTTATTATCAGGGTTAGTTGCCCAAAGTCATCCGCAAAAATTATCTCCAACTACGATTACCGCCATCGCCGCCACTTGGCACGCCCAAGCTGGAATTATGGCAAGTCAACAGCAAAGCGAGTTAGGCGTGGATGCTTTCACCTTAACCCAATATCTCACACAGTTCGTAATGGGTAATCAATTTGACACTTAG
- the def gene encoding peptide deformylase: protein MFLLKTARLGNPIIRSATEPVSKEELKSAYLQNLIDGMIQTMRDADGVGIAAPQVHVPKRIIVIEVSPDNPRYPNRQGVPLTVIVNPEITSLAEDYHEDWEGCLSVPDFRAKVPRSTSLQVSGLDRNGELLDIHAEDFFARVIQHEVDHLEGKVFLDRLPNLKTLTYLREYQKYWQSPTSEQL from the coding sequence ATGTTTCTGTTAAAAACTGCGCGGCTTGGAAATCCAATTATTCGTAGTGCTACGGAACCAGTATCCAAAGAGGAATTAAAGAGTGCCTACCTACAAAACTTGATTGATGGTATGATTCAGACCATGCGTGATGCAGATGGTGTGGGGATTGCTGCGCCACAAGTTCATGTTCCTAAGCGGATTATTGTTATTGAAGTCTCTCCTGATAATCCTCGCTATCCCAATCGACAAGGGGTTCCCTTGACTGTGATTGTTAACCCTGAAATTACTTCTCTAGCTGAAGATTACCATGAGGACTGGGAGGGTTGTCTAAGTGTTCCTGATTTTCGAGCAAAAGTTCCTCGTTCAACCTCCTTACAAGTTTCAGGTTTAGACCGTAATGGAGAACTATTAGATATTCATGCTGAGGATTTTTTTGCTCGTGTCATTCAACATGAAGTTGATCACCTTGAAGGAAAGGTTTTCCTTGATCGTCTTCCCAATCTCAAAACTCTTACTTATTTGAGAGAATATCAGAAATACTGGCAATCACCAACAAGTGAACAATTGTAA
- the mltG gene encoding endolytic transglycosylase MltG — protein MAFNKLPKTIFYSLFSFWIILALGAAGSWYWWKNAIAPVSSSEEELITVEVSEGSSGQEIGNQLEEKDLINSTLAWRIWLFSLRLEDNTDDLRAGSYQLSPSDSLPEIGQQIREGKVLSTRFTIPEGWTQRQMAEHFEELGYFSAEEFLAAVENIDRDQFPWLPDDIPHLEGFLYPDTYQIPRDRATPDSIITLMLNRFAEVALPIYESQESPYSFLEWVTLASIVEKEAVVDEERSRIAGVFAKRLEEGMRLAADPTVEYGLNIEQTEEQTLTLEQVNTPSPYNTYLNSGLPPTPIASPGKPALEDSLNPPETDYLFFVARYDGTHIFSETFEEHEEAQRQIQN, from the coding sequence TTGGCATTTAATAAACTCCCCAAAACCATATTTTATTCTCTATTTAGTTTTTGGATTATATTAGCCTTGGGGGCAGCGGGAAGTTGGTATTGGTGGAAAAACGCGATCGCGCCAGTATCTTCCTCTGAGGAAGAATTAATAACTGTTGAAGTTTCTGAGGGAAGTTCGGGACAAGAAATTGGAAACCAATTAGAAGAAAAAGACTTAATTAATTCCACACTAGCCTGGCGGATTTGGTTATTTAGTCTCAGACTAGAAGATAATACAGATGATTTAAGGGCTGGTTCTTATCAATTATCTCCCTCTGATTCTTTACCTGAAATTGGCCAGCAAATTCGTGAGGGAAAAGTTCTTAGCACTCGTTTTACAATTCCTGAAGGCTGGACACAACGTCAAATGGCTGAACATTTCGAGGAATTAGGTTACTTTTCTGCTGAAGAATTTCTTGCGGCAGTCGAAAATATAGATCGCGATCAGTTTCCTTGGCTTCCCGATGATATTCCTCATCTTGAGGGTTTTCTCTATCCTGACACTTATCAAATTCCGCGCGATCGCGCTACTCCTGACTCGATTATAACCCTCATGCTGAATCGTTTTGCTGAAGTTGCCCTTCCCATTTACGAAAGCCAAGAAAGTCCTTATAGCTTCTTAGAATGGGTAACTCTTGCTAGTATCGTGGAAAAGGAAGCCGTCGTTGATGAAGAACGATCGCGCATTGCGGGGGTTTTTGCTAAACGTTTAGAAGAAGGAATGCGATTAGCCGCTGATCCCACTGTAGAATATGGTTTAAATATTGAACAAACTGAGGAACAAACACTTACCCTAGAACAAGTTAATACACCTTCCCCCTATAATACCTATCTTAATTCTGGTTTACCGCCAACTCCCATTGCCAGTCCTGGAAAACCTGCTTTAGAAGATTCTCTTAATCCTCCTGAAACTGATTATCTCTTTTTTGTTGCCCGTTATGACGGCACACACATTTTTAGCGAAACCTTTGAAGAACATGAAGAAGCACAACGTCAGATTCAGAATTAA
- a CDS encoding TIGR04282 family arsenosugar biosynthesis glycosyltransferase has translation MSYYYKKSLIIFTRYPEVGKTKTRLIPALGEEGAAKLQQKLTEDTIQKLSEVPVQFRVYFSGGNEELMKQWLGNHYSYYPQSEGNLGDKLIAALTETFSEEVEKVVIIGIDCPDLDATLINQAFSELSDQDLVLGKAEDGGYYLIGLRDCIPELFQGITWGTDQVLQETVAIAEKLGLKISYLPLLNDVDTPEDLEQLNFNFPD, from the coding sequence ATGTCTTATTATTATAAAAAATCGCTAATTATCTTTACTCGTTATCCTGAAGTGGGAAAAACAAAAACGCGACTAATTCCTGCCTTAGGAGAAGAAGGAGCAGCTAAACTACAACAAAAACTAACTGAGGATACAATTCAAAAACTGAGTGAAGTTCCTGTTCAGTTTCGCGTTTACTTTTCAGGAGGAAATGAAGAACTGATGAAACAATGGTTAGGAAATCACTATTCTTATTATCCTCAAAGCGAAGGAAATTTGGGAGATAAGTTAATTGCAGCTTTAACAGAAACTTTTAGTGAAGAGGTGGAGAAAGTGGTAATTATTGGGATTGATTGTCCCGACTTAGATGCAACTTTAATTAATCAAGCGTTTTCCGAATTATCAGACCAAGATTTAGTTTTAGGCAAAGCTGAAGATGGTGGCTATTATTTGATTGGCTTACGGGATTGTATTCCTGAATTATTTCAAGGGATTACTTGGGGAACGGATCAAGTGTTACAGGAAACTGTTGCTATTGCCGAAAAATTAGGCTTAAAAATTAGTTATTTACCCCTACTAAATGATGTTGATACTCCAGAAGATTTAGAACAATTAAATTTTAACTTTCCCGATTAA
- the ylqF gene encoding ribosome biogenesis GTPase YlqF: protein MPTIQWYPGHIAKAERELKKQLKYVDVVLEVLDARIPLASQHPQVSQWIGNKPRLLVINRQDMIPEALHSQWVNYFQRQGIDVYLTDGQQGIGIKPLLKATQKAGEAVNEKRRSRGMRDRAVRAVVIGFPNVGKSALINRLVGRKAVQSGRKAGITRQLKWVRISQQIDLLDAPGVIPPKLEDQKAAIKLAICDDIGEAAYDLQNVAAALVDLLSELETTEIFDQRYNIPVEGLSGESYLATLASQRHNEDQERTARELLNDFRKGLMGKLPLEYPPDYL, encoded by the coding sequence ATGCCCACAATTCAATGGTATCCCGGTCATATTGCCAAAGCAGAGCGAGAACTGAAAAAACAGCTTAAATATGTGGATGTGGTGCTAGAAGTACTTGATGCAAGGATCCCCTTGGCTTCTCAGCATCCTCAAGTTTCACAGTGGATTGGCAATAAGCCCCGTTTACTGGTAATTAATCGTCAAGATATGATTCCGGAAGCATTACATTCACAGTGGGTGAACTATTTTCAACGTCAGGGGATTGATGTTTATTTAACTGATGGACAACAGGGAATAGGTATTAAACCCTTACTGAAAGCCACGCAAAAAGCGGGAGAAGCAGTAAATGAGAAAAGAAGAAGTCGGGGAATGCGCGATCGCGCTGTTCGGGCGGTCGTTATCGGCTTTCCTAATGTGGGAAAATCGGCATTAATTAATCGTTTAGTCGGGCGTAAAGCGGTTCAAAGTGGTCGAAAAGCGGGCATTACCCGTCAATTAAAATGGGTTCGCATTTCACAGCAGATTGACTTATTAGATGCCCCAGGCGTGATTCCGCCAAAATTAGAAGATCAAAAAGCCGCCATTAAACTTGCCATTTGTGATGATATTGGGGAAGCTGCTTATGATTTACAAAATGTTGCTGCTGCCTTGGTTGATTTACTCTCGGAACTAGAAACAACAGAAATTTTTGATCAGCGTTATAACATTCCCGTAGAGGGGTTAAGTGGAGAGTCTTATTTAGCGACTTTAGCCAGCCAACGCCATAATGAGGATCAAGAACGGACAGCCCGAGAACTGCTTAATGATTTTCGGAAAGGATTAATGGGGAAATTACCTTTAGAATATCCCCCTGATTATCTCTAA
- the aspS gene encoding aspartate--tRNA ligase — translation MRTYYCGDLRSSNINETVTLYGWVDRRRDHGGVVFLDVRDRAGTIQVVSDPERTPKSYPQAENIRNEYVIKITGRVSQRPEESLNPNIPTGEVEVYADEIDVLNAVRKQLPFQISSDEADTVRENIRLKYRYLDLRRDRLNQNLHLRHQVVKAIRRFLEDEEDFTEVETPILTRSTPEGARDYLVPSRVNPGEWFALPQSPQLFKQLLMVSGFDRYYQIARCFRDEDLRADRQPEFTQLDMEMSFLSEDEILELNERLICHIFKTVKGIDLPRPFPRLTYNEAMAKYGSDRPDTRFGLELVEVSDIVKDSGFKVFSGAVKSGGLVKVLPIPGGNEKISNVRIKPGGDLFKEAATAGAKGLAYVRVREDMEIDTIGAIKDNLTEEQKQELLRRTGAEPGHLLLFGAGDTITVNKSLDRVRQVLGEELDLIDETAINLLWVTDFPMFEWNPDEKRLEALHHPFTAPNPDDLDDIKTARAQAYDLVYNGIEIGGGSLRIYERETQQKVFSAIGLSPEEAEEKFGFLLEAFDYGTPPHGGIAYGLDRLVMLLAGEDSIRDVIAFPKTQQASCLLTEAPGFVDEKQLKELYVASTYNPEEES, via the coding sequence ATGCGGACATACTATTGCGGAGACTTACGAAGTTCAAACATTAACGAAACAGTTACCCTATATGGTTGGGTGGATCGCCGTCGTGATCATGGGGGAGTGGTTTTTCTTGATGTGCGCGATCGCGCGGGTACAATTCAAGTGGTTAGTGATCCTGAACGTACCCCCAAATCCTATCCCCAAGCAGAAAATATCCGTAATGAGTATGTTATCAAAATTACTGGTCGAGTCAGTCAACGCCCAGAAGAGTCCCTTAATCCGAATATTCCCACAGGCGAGGTAGAAGTTTACGCCGATGAAATTGATGTTCTTAATGCTGTGCGGAAACAGCTTCCCTTTCAGATTTCCAGTGATGAAGCTGATACGGTTAGAGAGAATATTCGCCTCAAATATCGCTATTTAGACTTGCGGCGCGATCGATTAAACCAAAACCTCCATCTCCGTCACCAAGTCGTTAAAGCCATTCGTCGCTTCTTAGAAGATGAAGAAGACTTTACTGAAGTTGAAACCCCCATTCTTACCCGTTCTACTCCTGAAGGCGCAAGAGACTATTTAGTTCCCTCCCGTGTCAATCCTGGAGAATGGTTTGCCCTTCCGCAGTCACCGCAATTATTTAAGCAGTTACTAATGGTTTCGGGGTTTGATCGTTATTATCAAATCGCCCGTTGTTTCCGTGATGAAGATTTACGGGCAGATCGGCAGCCAGAATTTACTCAACTCGATATGGAGATGAGTTTCTTATCAGAAGATGAGATTTTAGAACTCAATGAACGGCTAATTTGTCATATTTTTAAAACTGTAAAAGGGATTGATTTACCGCGTCCCTTTCCCCGTTTAACCTATAATGAAGCCATGGCGAAATATGGCAGCGATCGCCCTGATACTCGTTTTGGTTTAGAATTAGTGGAAGTTTCTGATATTGTTAAAGATTCTGGGTTTAAAGTATTTTCTGGAGCAGTAAAAAGTGGTGGCTTAGTGAAAGTTTTACCAATTCCAGGGGGAAATGAAAAAATCTCCAATGTTCGCATTAAACCAGGTGGAGATTTATTTAAAGAAGCCGCAACAGCAGGGGCAAAAGGATTAGCCTATGTACGGGTGCGAGAGGATATGGAAATCGACACCATCGGCGCAATTAAAGATAATTTAACTGAGGAACAAAAGCAAGAATTATTACGGCGAACGGGCGCAGAACCTGGGCATTTATTATTATTTGGTGCAGGGGATACTATTACGGTTAATAAATCCTTAGATCGGGTACGTCAAGTATTAGGAGAAGAACTGGATTTAATTGATGAAACGGCAATTAATTTATTGTGGGTAACTGATTTCCCCATGTTTGAATGGAATCCCGACGAGAAACGTTTAGAAGCCTTACATCACCCCTTTACTGCACCAAATCCTGACGATTTAGATGATATCAAAACGGCTCGCGCTCAAGCCTATGATTTAGTTTATAATGGCATTGAAATCGGTGGAGGCAGTTTGCGGATTTATGAACGGGAAACGCAACAAAAAGTCTTCAGCGCGATCGGACTATCCCCAGAAGAAGCAGAAGAGAAATTTGGTTTTCTTTTAGAAGCATTTGATTATGGAACGCCACCCCATGGCGGAATTGCCTATGGCTTAGATCGGCTGGTAATGTTACTCGCTGGTGAGGATTCCATTCGTGATGTCATTGCATTTCCAAAGACACAGCAAGCCAGTTGTCTATTAACTGAAGCCCCTGGATTTGTTGATGAAAAACAATTAAAAGAATTATATGTTGCTTCGACTTATAACCCCGAGGAAGAGTCATGA
- a CDS encoding pepsin/retropepsin-like aspartic protease family protein, which translates to MTVNRFFYKLIRGSYQPIIPIGIKFPNFWYPIEVYVDSGAEYTILEAEIAENIGFDYRQGQRTYLRVGDGSLISIYLHQLPIQLGSLQFPCRVGFSKQLNVNFNILGKADVFDQFKVCFTQSQNLLTFTELT; encoded by the coding sequence ATGACAGTTAATCGCTTTTTTTATAAATTGATTCGGGGAAGCTATCAGCCTATTATTCCCATTGGCATTAAATTCCCTAATTTTTGGTATCCGATAGAAGTCTATGTCGATTCTGGTGCTGAATACACAATTCTTGAAGCGGAGATTGCAGAAAATATTGGATTTGATTATCGTCAAGGGCAACGGACATATTTACGGGTAGGAGATGGCAGTTTGATTTCTATTTATTTACACCAGCTACCTATTCAATTGGGAAGTCTTCAGTTTCCTTGTCGAGTTGGATTTTCTAAACAGTTAAATGTTAATTTCAATATCTTAGGAAAAGCTGATGTTTTTGACCAGTTTAAGGTGTGTTTTACTCAATCTCAAAATTTATTAACCTTTACAGAATTGACCTAA